Proteins encoded within one genomic window of Streptomyces sp. NBC_01314:
- the guaB gene encoding IMP dehydrogenase — MTANVDGVPDKFATLGLTYDDVLLLPGSSDMAPDEIDTASYVSRNVRVNIPLLSAAMDKVTESRMAIAMARQGGVGVLHRNLSIEDQANQVDLVKRSESGMVADPITVHPDATLGEADALCAKFRISGVPVTDANKRLLGIVTNRDMAFESDRSRQVREVMTPMPLVTGKVGISGVEAMELLRKHKIEKLPLVDDSGILKGLITVKDFVKAEKYPNAAKDGEGRLLVGAAVGVAGDAFERAQALIEVGVDFIVVDTAHGHSRLVGDMVAKIKSNSSGVDVIGGNIATRDGAQALIDAGVDGIKVGVGPGSICTTRVVAGIGVPQVTAIYEASLAAKEAGIPVIGDGGLQYSGDIAKALVAGADTVMLGSLLAGCAESPGELMFINGKQFKSYRGMGSLGAMQSRGDRKSFSKDRYFQEGVASDEQLVPEGIEGQVPYRGPLSSVVHQLVGGLRQSMFYVGGRTVPDLQANGRFVRITSAGLKESHPHDIQMTVEAPNYSRK, encoded by the coding sequence ATGACTGCAAACGTCGACGGAGTGCCCGACAAATTCGCGACGCTCGGGCTGACCTACGACGACGTGCTGCTGCTGCCGGGCTCGTCGGACATGGCGCCTGACGAGATCGACACCGCCTCGTACGTCTCCAGGAACGTGCGGGTGAACATCCCGCTCCTCTCGGCCGCGATGGACAAGGTCACCGAGTCCCGGATGGCCATCGCCATGGCCCGCCAGGGCGGCGTGGGCGTGCTGCACCGCAACCTCTCCATCGAGGACCAGGCCAACCAGGTCGACCTGGTGAAGCGCTCCGAGTCGGGCATGGTCGCCGACCCGATCACCGTGCACCCGGACGCCACGCTCGGCGAGGCCGACGCGCTGTGCGCCAAGTTCCGCATCAGTGGTGTGCCCGTCACCGACGCCAACAAGAGGCTGCTGGGCATCGTCACCAACCGTGACATGGCCTTCGAGTCGGACCGCTCGCGCCAGGTCCGCGAGGTCATGACGCCGATGCCGCTGGTCACCGGCAAGGTCGGCATCTCCGGCGTCGAGGCCATGGAGCTGCTGCGCAAGCACAAGATCGAGAAGCTTCCGCTGGTCGACGACTCGGGCATCCTCAAGGGCCTGATCACGGTCAAGGACTTCGTCAAGGCCGAGAAGTACCCGAACGCGGCGAAGGACGGCGAGGGCCGGCTCCTCGTCGGCGCGGCCGTCGGCGTCGCCGGTGACGCCTTCGAGCGCGCCCAGGCCCTCATCGAGGTCGGCGTCGACTTCATCGTCGTCGACACCGCCCACGGCCACTCCCGCCTGGTCGGCGACATGGTCGCCAAGATCAAGTCGAACTCGTCGGGCGTCGACGTCATCGGCGGCAACATCGCCACACGCGACGGCGCCCAGGCCCTCATCGATGCCGGCGTGGACGGCATCAAGGTCGGCGTCGGCCCCGGCTCCATCTGTACGACCCGTGTCGTCGCCGGCATCGGCGTCCCGCAGGTCACCGCCATCTACGAGGCCTCGCTCGCCGCCAAGGAGGCCGGTATCCCGGTCATCGGCGACGGTGGCCTGCAGTACTCCGGCGACATCGCCAAGGCCCTGGTCGCAGGTGCCGACACGGTGATGCTGGGCTCGCTGCTCGCGGGCTGCGCCGAGTCGCCGGGCGAGCTGATGTTCATCAACGGCAAGCAGTTCAAGTCGTACCGCGGCATGGGCTCGCTGGGGGCCATGCAGTCCCGCGGCGACCGCAAGTCCTTCTCCAAGGACCGCTACTTCCAGGAGGGCGTCGCCTCCGACGAGCAGCTCGTCCCCGAGGGCATCGAGGGCCAGGTGCCCTACCGCGGCCCGCTCTCCTCGGTCGTCCACCAGCTGGTCGGCGGCCTGCGTCAGTCGATGTTCTACGTCGGCGGCCGGACCGTCCCGGACCTCCAGGCCAACGGCCGCTTCGTACGGATCACCTCCGCGGGCCTCAAGGAGAGCCACCCGCACGACATCCAGATGACGGTCGAGGCGCCGAACTACAGCCGTAAGTAG
- a CDS encoding LysR family transcriptional regulator: MIEARHLRVLRAVAATGSFSAAARELGCTQPAVSQQMKALESSVGTPLLVRGGREMRLTQAGEALVRHAAGILAGLTAAEEEVAAIAGLRAGRVRLVSFPSGSSTLVPTALAALRAAHPGTRVSLEEAEPPRSVEMLREGDCDIALAFRYEGAAGAEEGEWDDLVVRPLLTDRLVGLVPQGHRLARTGSIGIGELAGEPWIAGCPRCRGQLVRVCESAGFTPRIDFATDDYPAVVGLVGAGLGVAVLPELAIESVRAKGVRTVMVEPAVRREIVALTLPDLARVPTVAATLDRLAGAAAR; this comes from the coding sequence GTGATCGAGGCCCGTCATCTCCGTGTCCTGCGCGCCGTCGCCGCCACCGGATCCTTCTCGGCGGCCGCACGCGAACTCGGCTGCACCCAGCCCGCCGTCAGTCAGCAGATGAAGGCGCTCGAATCCTCCGTCGGCACCCCGCTGCTCGTCCGCGGCGGCCGCGAGATGCGGCTGACACAGGCGGGCGAGGCCCTGGTGCGGCACGCGGCCGGCATCCTTGCCGGGCTCACCGCGGCCGAGGAGGAGGTCGCCGCGATCGCCGGTCTGCGCGCCGGCCGGGTCCGCCTGGTCTCCTTCCCCAGCGGCAGCTCCACCCTCGTCCCCACCGCCCTGGCCGCCCTGCGCGCCGCGCACCCCGGCACCCGGGTCTCTCTGGAGGAGGCCGAACCGCCGCGCTCGGTCGAGATGCTCCGCGAGGGCGACTGCGACATCGCGCTCGCCTTCCGCTACGAGGGCGCGGCGGGCGCGGAGGAGGGGGAGTGGGACGACCTGGTCGTCCGGCCCCTGCTCACGGACCGGCTCGTCGGGCTCGTGCCGCAGGGACACCGGCTGGCCCGTACGGGGTCCATCGGCATCGGGGAACTCGCCGGGGAACCCTGGATCGCCGGCTGCCCGCGCTGCCGGGGGCAGCTGGTGCGGGTCTGCGAGAGTGCGGGCTTCACGCCCCGCATCGACTTCGCGACCGACGACTATCCGGCGGTGGTCGGCCTGGTGGGCGCGGGCCTCGGGGTCGCCGTCCTGCCGGAGCTGGCCATCGAGTCCGTACGCGCCAAGGGGGTGCGGACGGTGATGGTCGAGCCCGCGGTGCGCCGGGAGATCGTGGCGCTCACCCTGCCGGACCTGGCCCGGGTGCCCACGGTCGCGGCGACGCTGGACCGGCTGGCCGGAGCGGCCGCGCGCTGA
- a CDS encoding SDR family NAD(P)-dependent oxidoreductase: MTTALITGSTAGIGAAFARRLAADGHNLVLVARDTKRLRDQATELHDRHGIEAEVLTADLATDDGIEAVARRLADRKSPVDLLINNAGFGNKGSYLDVSMADELKMLKVHCEAVLRLTSAATEAMRERGRGGVVNVASVAAFLPRGTYGASKAWVVQFTQGAARDLAGTGVRLMALCPGFVRTEFHDRAGMGTDGVPSWMWLDADKLVAAALADLSRGRTVSIPDPRYKALMGVVKVVPRGLLGGISSKTGRKYGPR, encoded by the coding sequence ATGACAACGGCTCTGATTACGGGATCGACCGCGGGGATCGGTGCCGCCTTCGCGCGGCGGCTGGCGGCGGACGGGCACAACCTGGTGCTGGTGGCGCGGGACACCAAGCGGCTGCGGGACCAGGCGACCGAGTTGCACGACCGGCACGGCATCGAGGCGGAGGTGCTGACGGCGGACCTCGCGACGGACGACGGCATCGAGGCGGTGGCGCGGCGGCTGGCCGACCGCAAGAGCCCGGTCGACCTGCTGATCAACAACGCCGGCTTCGGCAACAAGGGCAGCTATCTCGACGTCTCCATGGCCGACGAGCTGAAGATGCTCAAGGTGCACTGCGAGGCGGTTCTCCGCCTCACCTCGGCGGCCACCGAGGCCATGCGCGAGCGCGGTCGCGGCGGCGTGGTGAACGTGGCGTCGGTCGCCGCGTTCCTGCCTCGCGGCACGTACGGGGCGTCGAAGGCCTGGGTCGTGCAGTTCACCCAGGGTGCCGCGCGCGACCTGGCCGGCACCGGCGTCCGCCTCATGGCCCTGTGCCCCGGCTTCGTCCGTACCGAGTTCCACGACCGGGCCGGCATGGGCACCGACGGCGTCCCGTCCTGGATGTGGCTCGACGCGGACAAGCTGGTCGCGGCGGCTCTGGCCGACCTGTCCCGCGGCAGGACCGTCTCCATCCCGGACCCGCGGTACAAGGCCCTGATGGGTGTCGTGAAGGTGGTGCCGCGAGGGCTGCTGGGCGGGATCAGCTCGAAGACGGGGCGGAAGTACGGGCCGCGGTAG
- a CDS encoding ester cyclase — MTFVQLIDCRTSRFDEMNRLMDTWVEQTKGKRTATHSVIGKDRSDGSHFVEIVEFPSYEEAMRNSGLPETERIFQEMVALCDAMPTFTDLDVVRDEQLYAGTARRFLATIATKGELPPLDDLLTEGYHDHVPSEEPDAIGMDAFRRTVEEWRGGFDFEFTVEDQIAQGDRVCTRWTWNATHKGDFLGIPASGRSVRMTGTIIHRCSSDGKITEGWWEYDRLGLMGQLGALDDLEK, encoded by the coding sequence ATGACATTCGTGCAGCTCATCGACTGCAGGACGAGTCGGTTCGACGAGATGAACCGGCTGATGGACACATGGGTCGAGCAGACCAAGGGGAAGCGGACGGCGACGCACAGCGTGATCGGGAAGGACCGGTCCGACGGCTCGCACTTCGTGGAGATCGTGGAGTTCCCGTCGTACGAGGAGGCGATGCGGAATTCCGGGCTGCCGGAGACGGAGCGGATCTTCCAGGAGATGGTGGCGCTGTGCGACGCGATGCCCACGTTCACGGATCTGGATGTGGTGCGGGACGAGCAGCTGTACGCCGGGACGGCGCGACGGTTCCTGGCGACCATCGCCACCAAGGGCGAGCTGCCGCCGCTCGACGATCTGCTCACGGAGGGCTACCACGACCACGTTCCCTCCGAGGAGCCGGACGCCATCGGGATGGACGCGTTCAGGCGGACCGTCGAGGAGTGGCGGGGCGGGTTCGACTTCGAGTTCACCGTGGAGGACCAGATCGCCCAGGGTGACCGGGTGTGCACGCGGTGGACCTGGAACGCGACCCACAAGGGGGACTTTCTCGGGATCCCGGCCAGCGGACGGTCGGTCCGGATGACGGGGACGATCATTCACCGGTGCTCCTCCGACGGGAAGATCACCGAGGGGTGGTGGGAGTACGACCGGCTCGGGCTGATGGGGCAGTTGGGCGCCCTCGACGATCTGGAGAAGTAG
- a CDS encoding MOSC domain-containing protein encodes MKLLSLNVGRAEAVDVAEESKSVSGIDKRPVDGPVRVAAPGPKGVGGSGVAGDAVCNTRHHGGDDQAVYAFAREDLDGWERELGRTLPSGVFGENLTTEGLNVSGALIGERWRIGSEVVLEITSGRIPCLNFQRHLGERGWVKRFTREGAPGAYLRVIRPGEIRAGDPIEIVHRPDHDITVSLAFRATMNEHGLLPRLLAAGEALHPEVLETARKYVSAQG; translated from the coding sequence ATGAAGCTTCTTTCACTGAATGTGGGGCGGGCCGAGGCCGTCGACGTCGCGGAGGAGTCGAAGAGCGTCTCGGGTATCGACAAGCGGCCGGTGGACGGGCCGGTGCGGGTGGCGGCGCCCGGCCCCAAGGGGGTCGGCGGCAGCGGGGTGGCCGGGGACGCGGTGTGCAACACGCGGCACCACGGCGGCGACGACCAGGCGGTCTACGCGTTCGCCCGCGAGGACCTGGACGGCTGGGAGCGCGAGCTGGGCCGCACCCTGCCCAGCGGAGTCTTCGGCGAGAACCTCACCACCGAGGGCCTCAACGTCTCCGGCGCCCTCATCGGCGAGCGCTGGCGGATCGGCTCCGAGGTGGTCCTGGAGATCACGTCCGGCCGTATCCCCTGCCTCAACTTCCAGCGGCATCTGGGCGAACGGGGCTGGGTGAAGCGCTTCACGCGCGAGGGCGCGCCCGGCGCGTACCTCCGGGTGATCCGGCCCGGCGAGATCCGTGCGGGCGACCCCATCGAGATCGTGCACCGCCCCGACCACGACATCACCGTGTCCCTCGCCTTCCGCGCCACGATGAACGAACACGGTTTGCTGCCACGGCTGTTGGCGGCGGGCGAGGCGCTGCATCCGGAGGTGCTGGAGACCGCGCGGAAGTACGTGTCGGCGCAGGGGTGA
- a CDS encoding sigma-70 family RNA polymerase sigma factor, whose translation MRDDETTVIGALVHRAVDGDEQATHDLLAHVHPLALRYCRTRLSRLPGDARHFVEDLAQEVCVAVLLALPRYKDTGRPFEAFVFAIAGHKVADLQRAAMRHPGSTAVPSDEMPERPDDSLGPEERALLSSDAEWAKKLLANLPENQRELLLLRIAVGLTAEETGQMLGMSPGAVRVAQHRALSRLRALAEQ comes from the coding sequence ATGCGCGACGACGAGACGACAGTGATCGGTGCGCTCGTGCATCGCGCGGTCGACGGGGACGAGCAGGCCACGCACGATCTGCTCGCCCATGTCCACCCCTTGGCGCTGCGCTACTGCCGCACCCGTCTGTCCCGGCTGCCGGGTGACGCGCGGCACTTCGTGGAGGACCTGGCGCAGGAGGTCTGCGTCGCCGTCCTCCTCGCGCTGCCGCGCTACAAGGACACCGGACGGCCGTTCGAGGCGTTCGTCTTCGCCATCGCCGGCCACAAGGTCGCCGACCTCCAGCGCGCCGCGATGCGCCACCCCGGGTCGACGGCCGTCCCCTCGGACGAGATGCCGGAGCGCCCCGACGACTCGTTGGGTCCCGAGGAGCGCGCCCTGCTCAGCAGTGACGCCGAGTGGGCCAAGAAGCTCCTGGCCAACCTCCCCGAGAACCAGCGGGAGCTGCTGCTGCTGCGGATCGCGGTGGGGCTCACGGCCGAGGAGACCGGACAGATGCTGGGGATGTCACCGGGCGCGGTCCGCGTGGCACAGCACCGGGCGCTGAGCAGGCTCCGGGCGCTGGCGGAGCAGTAG
- a CDS encoding WhiB family transcriptional regulator has protein sequence MADFSRLPGPNADLWDWQLLAACRGVDSSLFFHPEGERGAARSARENSAKEVCMRCPVRAQCAAHALAVREPYGVWGGLTEDEREELMGRARHRLVTASASAPGDDTGANT, from the coding sequence ATGGCAGATTTCTCCCGCCTTCCCGGACCGAACGCTGATCTGTGGGACTGGCAGCTCCTCGCGGCCTGCCGTGGGGTCGACAGCTCACTCTTCTTCCACCCCGAAGGAGAACGCGGTGCGGCACGGAGCGCTCGTGAGAACTCGGCCAAGGAGGTCTGCATGAGATGCCCGGTCCGCGCACAGTGCGCGGCCCACGCCCTCGCGGTGCGCGAGCCGTACGGCGTGTGGGGCGGGCTGACCGAGGACGAGCGCGAGGAGCTCATGGGCAGGGCGCGCCACCGACTGGTGACGGCGTCCGCGTCCGCGCCGGGGGACGACACCGGCGCGAACACCTGA
- a CDS encoding response regulator transcription factor yields the protein MTSVLVCDDSPLAREALRRAVATVPGVERVTTAANGEEVLRRWGADRSDLILMDVRMPGLGGVETVRRLLSADPGARIIMLTVAEDLDGVALAVAAGARGYLHKDASRAELRATVTQALADPTWRLAPRRLRSAEMGAAPTLTAREIQVLEGMSHGRSNAEIGRELFLSEDTVKTHARRLFKKLGASDRAHAVALGFRWGLVR from the coding sequence ATGACATCCGTCCTCGTCTGCGACGACTCCCCGCTTGCCCGAGAGGCGCTGCGCCGCGCGGTGGCGACCGTGCCCGGCGTCGAGCGCGTGACCACGGCGGCCAACGGCGAGGAAGTCCTCCGCCGCTGGGGGGCCGACCGCTCGGATCTGATTCTGATGGACGTACGCATGCCCGGACTGGGCGGCGTCGAGACCGTACGGCGGCTGCTGTCCGCCGACCCCGGGGCGCGCATCATCATGCTCACCGTGGCCGAGGACCTGGACGGCGTGGCCCTCGCGGTCGCCGCCGGCGCGCGGGGCTATCTGCACAAGGACGCCTCCCGTGCGGAGCTGCGCGCCACGGTGACGCAGGCCCTGGCCGACCCGACCTGGCGGCTCGCCCCGCGTCGGCTGCGCTCCGCCGAGATGGGCGCCGCGCCGACGCTCACCGCGCGCGAGATCCAGGTGCTGGAGGGCATGAGCCACGGTCGTTCCAACGCCGAGATCGGTCGCGAGCTGTTCCTCTCCGAGGACACCGTCAAGACCCACGCCCGGCGCCTGTTCAAGAAGCTCGGTGCCTCGGACCGCGCGCACGCGGTGGCGCTCGGCTTCCGCTGGGGCCTGGTTCGCTAG